Proteins encoded within one genomic window of Brenneria nigrifluens DSM 30175 = ATCC 13028:
- a CDS encoding aliphatic sulfonate ABC transporter substrate-binding protein produces MTRIALGALLLCAGAAHAAETITLRIGFLHGPTDLALAKKKGTLEKALAAHQVKVVWAGPFSAAAPAYEALNASSIDLTTGSSTAFVTAIAAGSPLRFFAYQAMPVDGEGIVVRNASDIRSLNDLRGKKVAVNKGGTGEYLLSRALSRAGIAENEVQKSYLSPSDTGSAFVGGHVDAWAVWDPFLSLAQQSYDARLLSNGREVGSENAAGYFVSETFYRAHPQVLTWIYEVLQQENAWAKAHPLEAGKIWAAQMGQLGEGLAAQLGRVNTVPVTPVDDDAISHIEHIADWYLQQGLIAQRPDIRQHVVTLAP; encoded by the coding sequence ATGACTCGCATAGCTCTTGGCGCGTTGCTGCTTTGCGCCGGCGCGGCCCACGCCGCCGAAACCATCACGTTGCGCATCGGCTTCCTGCACGGCCCCACCGATCTGGCGCTGGCAAAGAAAAAAGGCACGCTGGAAAAAGCGCTGGCGGCCCATCAGGTCAAGGTGGTGTGGGCGGGGCCGTTCTCCGCCGCAGCGCCGGCCTATGAGGCGTTGAATGCCAGCTCTATCGACCTCACCACCGGCAGTTCCACGGCGTTTGTCACCGCAATCGCCGCCGGTTCGCCGTTGCGCTTCTTTGCCTACCAGGCGATGCCCGTCGACGGTGAAGGGATTGTGGTGAGAAACGCCAGCGACATCCGTTCACTTAACGACCTGCGCGGTAAAAAAGTGGCGGTGAATAAAGGCGGCACCGGCGAATATCTGCTATCCCGGGCGCTAAGCCGCGCCGGCATTGCGGAAAATGAGGTGCAAAAATCCTATCTCAGCCCGTCGGACACGGGCAGCGCCTTTGTCGGCGGCCACGTTGATGCCTGGGCGGTCTGGGATCCCTTCCTCTCGCTGGCGCAACAGAGCTACGACGCCCGGCTGTTGAGCAACGGCAGGGAAGTGGGGTCGGAAAATGCCGCCGGTTACTTTGTCAGCGAGACATTTTACCGTGCCCATCCGCAGGTGCTGACGTGGATCTATGAAGTGTTGCAGCAGGAGAATGCCTGGGCCAAGGCCCATCCGCTGGAGGCGGGCAAAATCTGGGCAGCGCAGATGGGACAGTTGGGAGAGGGGCTGGCGGCCCAGCTCGGCCGCGTCAACACCGTGCCGGTCACGCCGGTGGATGACGACGCCATCTCCCACATCGAGCATATCGCCGACTGGTATCTGCAACAGGGTCTTATCGCGCAGCGGCCGGATATTCGGCAGCACGTCGTCACGCTCGCGCCCTGA